In the genome of Microtus pennsylvanicus isolate mMicPen1 chromosome X, mMicPen1.hap1, whole genome shotgun sequence, the window CTGAAAAGTAACTGCAGGGAAGGTGATGGATACTCAAAAATCAGCACAGGAACCTGGATTTTCCGGTGCTGCGGTCTGCTGGATCTGGGCTGACTTCACCATGTTCTTGgttcttttgttcttcttcttttttttcctcctccttcccctcaaaGATGTCGAATTTGTCATTCCGGGTATCACAATGGGATTCGCCTGTTTATTTAGGAAAGATCATTAaaaaccagacagaaaaaaatagccTCATTCCCACCCAATAATGCCACCCACCTCTACTCTCGGGATAAAGAGGGGCAAATGAGTAACTACAAAACCAGTAATCAGCTCCGTTCTATCTGTTCATGCTACCCCTTCCCTAATCTTCACACCTCTGCCACCTGCTCATCCCCACGGTGACAATTCTTTCCCTTTTCCAGCAGATATCCCAAACAGTGATGTTCACTTCCTCTCCTTTGAGGAAGACATCAGAAGCATTGGTCACCATTGCATGCATTACAGCTCGGCAGTACCTGGGCAGGGAGATGCATGTTTGCCTCAAGTACGAATTCCATGGTAAATTTTTCTTAAGCCATGAATACTAACACTCCCTTCCCAGCACGGGCTCCAAACTAGTTCATCCATGCAGAGCATCAAGCTCCTAAGAGCCTTGACACCTTTTAAAGCCATAAACAAAATGAGCAACATCATTTGCTCGTTCTTTTATTGTCAGATTTCCATTCTATTAGTTCTCAAGCTCTCTTTTGGACatctgggctacatactgagctcaaggccaatctaggctacatgagactgtctcaaatcAAAAACTAGTAAAAATTGTTATAGACCTGACCTCcatcacagagatccccctgactctgcctcctgagtgctgggagtcaaGGCTttgcccaccactgcctggcatgaacCAATTTTTTAACCAGAGCCATTTGACCTCAATGGCATTTCCCGCCCAGCCATGACTTTGCCCACTAGAGGCCAGCACTGAGCAGATTCATTTGTTGCACCCAGAGAAGCCCTGATCTCATCCTCCCTCTCAGTGACAATCTTTGtccttatttccttcctcccAAGCCATGCCCAGCACTAATCCCCTCATCTAGGTAGAGCTTGTTTCCTTACCCTCTGAGGTCATGGCGTGCTCGATGACTTCCTTTTTTGGTTCTTCTGCTGTCGCCTGTACTGCCATCTCTTCTCCTGCTTGTTCCTGGGCTGCTGCCCTAACTGCTGGCTCCCGCATGTAAACATGTGGCTCAGGCAAGTAATGATCTGCTACTTCCTCGAAGTCTAGAGGCTCCTCCAGCTCCGGAAATGTAGAGATAATCTCTGGCAAGCTTCGGGCCCCGCCCAGAGAGTGTGAGGCCCGGGCCTCATACCCTGTGGTCCTCACTGTGGATGGAATGGGCCCGGATGGAACTTGGACCTGACTCGAGCGGCCAGAAGCAGAAGGACCAGGTGTTTCCATCCCTCTGTCGTTTTCATGGGGACGCCTAATCGTTGAATGGTCGTTGTAATAGACACGGTTGATAATGGCGTGGATCGCATCCATAAACATAAATAGGAAGCCAGCCATTGGGAATCGATGGTCAGCCATCATGTCTTGATCTCTTATgttttccatctcctcccctgctccctcctcctcagCAGGTTCAATATCTGAGTCTTCCTCAGCACCTGAGCTCCCTCTCCTGTCACCCGCTTCTTCCTGGTTTCTCTCAGGCCCAACATTGTCCACCCCCCTAGGATGAAAGGCCAGTATTTCTTCAATGGCTGGTGTGGCAGAGGCCCCATCGAGGCCGGACTCATGGCCCATCTCGCTGCCCCCTGCAGCTTCTTGTACCCCCTCTCCCTCAAGGGCTACTGGGTTCTCTGGGGACTCTCTGGTTGGATCTTGATCCCCTTGGGCAGACATGACACTATAGATCCCTCACCAAGGCCTTGTGTGAGTTGTGTTAAGGTCGACAATGGCTACTTGGACCGTAGTGGCCAGGACGATGTTAGATGACTAAGGACCACGATGACAGGACAAACAGGAAGCTGCTGGCCCCAAAAGACAGTCGACAGGGGCGTTAGAGGAGAGGGGGCTTTGGAAGAGACAGTTGGTGAAAGGACAAAAGTCTATGATGGTACCTGAGGTGGTCCCATGGTTGGGACACAAGAGGAGAGGAGGCCAAACACGGTGGATGGAGGCCAACCCGCGAGGCTCTTCTAACATCCGGGGACTAGACAGGAAGTACTCATGTCACAGCTTGTAGGGGCGGGGCTTAGGAAGCTCAATAAATGCCTTTGTCACCACATAGCTTTAAGATGATTTGTTGAAAAGAGAAGGTTGCCATGGCCACCATCCAGTGATGGATTGAAAATCTACCTTTTCTAGAAAACAccctcctttgtttgtttgtgtctttagAAAAACAGGGTTCTCTTTATGTTATAGTCGGTTCtatcccttctctcccctcttctctgaaAGCTATCTGTGCTTTTGTATGTCAGGTGAGTGCTGGAATCTAATGGGATCAAAAGAGGACATAGTATTCCTGCTAGAATAGTGTTAACCTCATTTATGAGCAGGGAAttcagtgctgggaacagaaccagggacctctggaagagaagtagctgttcttagctactgagctatctctctccTGGCCAAACCCTATCCTCTTGATTCTTTGGTTATCAGCTAAAATATCGTTGCCCAATATGAAGGATCCTAAGTCAGGGAAGCTTCTTCTCTAGTCTAGAGAGTATTTTAGGCTTTCAAGTTCCCAGAGAAAGCTAAAATTAGCAGTATGCAtttccacaaaaggaaaaaaaaccaaatttccacaaATACTTTATATTCAAACACAATAAATGCATTTACTTAAAAAGGAATAAGGCCAATGGATGGCAAGCACTGAAAACTTGGTAGAGCAATATTGCCTAAATGGACTTCAATTTTCAGTGTTCTCTTTCATCAAAATTGATTGTAAATGTTTATctgttgatttgtgtgtgtgtgtgtgtgtgtgtgtgtgtgtgtgtgtgtgtgtgtgtgtgtgttgtgcatacTGGAGGGGGGCTAGAGTGGGCTACATGGAAGCCCTTATCACTGCTGGGTAAGGCTTTCAGGTATGGCCAGATGGAGGAGACATGCCTACAaccctgtaagtaactcctcatccAGGCTCTGTGAGGAAGCCTAATAAACTCATTCGTTCCCTTGAATAAACTTTGGCTGAATTGtgactctgtttttttcttgggatcccaggagcaggggtagacaTTTCTTCATGTCTACCTCAGAGAAGGGCGATTTAGTAACACTTGGCATTGTCCATAAGATACGACATAAATAAGCATAAACTGTGAAGTGAAATCACGAGTTACATTATCTGTCCTGTGGAGAATGAGCCAAGCGCCCAAATGGAAGCTGTGTGAGGGATGAACGTTTGCAGAGGGAATTTCGATGCAGTGGTCTGTCTCTAATGGCTCTGTAGGTGCAGTGCTCAGGGCATGGAAAGTGACACCCACTGAGGCAGGAACTGCggggggtgaggggtgtgggGTGGAAAACCAAGGATGGTATCATTTAGGTATTATGGAATGGCATACTGATTGACAGGTGGCTATGATGATGTTTTGAGAACTGTCCAGGGTCTGCCGCAGACATTTAAGTCCAGGTGGGGGGCGCTTTGGATGGAGGTGTCAGCAAGCTGCTGCACAGGCATCCTGACTGCTAATATGAGTAACGAGGGATCTAGCCTCTATCCAAGGTGGAAGGCATCCTCGAGGGAGACTGCAGTGTGCGATCAGAATTGAGTGAGAAAGGGATATGAAGTTGGGGGCTTTAGCATTGGCTTCTTAATTAGTGGGTAAATTGGATCAAAGTGATGGAGAAATGGAGGTATTGGCCTGCCATTTTTTTATGCCTAGATGTCGAAAATAGAAAAGAGGCCCATATTAAGCCAGTAATATAAAGCCCCCTCCCAAACCCCAAACCTATATTCTATGGTGGGGGGCAAGATAGCAAAGAGGGACTTACCTCCAAGCAATAAAATTTATCCCTCAAGTCTGATCTTTgatacagagaaagggaaaatccatgacccaggaggcaggcaggggtCGTAGCAATGGTCTTGTGGCAGGAAACATAGTCATCAAAGAACATTCAATACAAATCGCTGGAATTAGGGgaaatctttaaacaaacaagAATCTGTCACAGCCTGCTTGTAGAACTATGGGATGTTGAGCAGACTCAATTCGAGTGTGTGTGCCACGAAAGCAGAGAAACTGAGCAATATAACCATACATCCCTCCTTGAGACACAAGCTGCATAGCctgatggtgtaggaggtccttctatgtgctgcttatattggttaattaataaagaaaactgctttgggcccttgatagggcagaacttaggtaggtaagtggagaagacagaactgaattctgggaagaagaaagtagagTTAGGGTGacaccatggatcctctgcctgagacagacaccggTTAAGAATCgtttctggtaagccactgccatgtgacgatatacaaattaatagaaatgggttaaattaagatgcaagaattagccaataagaaactagagataatgggccaagcagtgttttaatgaatacagtttctgtgtggttatttcagggctaagctagctgggcggccaggaagaacaagtgggccctctctTTACAACAGCCTGAGTTAGTACAAAGGGAGCCAGACTCTGATGGACTAGCTCATACAAGCCATCAGAGATGGCTtccaagagaacctagacacAGAGCTTTAGCAGCTTTGATGAGCCCTCTGGTGAGGCAGGATCTTTATGAAGTAGGAACAGCTTTAGAGGATATAAATGACTCCCACCAGCAAGCAAAAGGTGTCCTTAACGTGGGAGAGCAGCCTAGAGTAAGAAAAATTCAAACTTGAAAAAGAGGTCTGTCTGGGTTACACAAAAGCAAATGTGGCTAGATTTGTGGTAGGTCCAAATTCCTAAGGAGGGGAAGATGATGGTAAGCCAAATTTGGTGCTAAAGAACTTCTGGAAGGCCTTAAAGCCCAAGAAGCAATTCTCAGAAGGCTTTCgtgattaaaaagaagaaaaaaattacaatataAATGCAGACGATAAAGTTTGTATAGGGGTTGGCAATTATCCCTCCAGACTAAGCAGAAGAGCTTACTCTCCTGCTTACTGCTGGAGTGTATTCTAGGAGTGGAGATGGTTTGCCCAGCATGGGCCTTTCcctggagccaggtgtggtgggtggAGTGACCGAAGCTGCAGCTACAGCCACAGCATCAGTCTAAAGCCTCTCTGACCTAGGAAGCCAGATGGAGCCGCACAGGTAGCAGGGGGAGAATAGGACCCCACTTCTCATTAGCCctgagcaggcctgagccacaTGAACTAGCCCCACCAAGCTCATCAGGGCTGGGTAAATGCAGGGAGGTCCCATGGAAGGTCTCCAGGGGATGGAAGTAGAATGACTCAGAATGACTGACGGTTGTGAAAAGCTCACTCAGtgcctcctgctccagctgctggACGCAACACGGATCTGTGGAGGAAACACTTAATACTAATGGCTAGTCTCTTCTCTTGTTGTGTTAGACTGTAGTATCTCCTTAGTTGTGGCATTCTGTGACTATGGCCTCTCAAAGTGCTTCCCCAGGGTTATCTCCACAGCCCTACCATTCGTTATAAGATGGCTCAGGGTTTCGCATCATTGATCTGTCCGTTCTCTTCATAAAGGCTTTGTTACATATGGATatcataaccctaaccctaagttTTCTGCAGATTTAGAGACTCTTTTAAGATACGTGAGAGTGTACGTAAAGACGCAAGTGCAGGGAAATATTTCACAAAGGGTACAAAGGCCAGGGGTTGTCCCGGAATTTTTGTAAGTGTTACAGTTGGGTAAGACTGAAGTGATAACAGACCACAAAATGATTGGGGGAAAGTTTACAATAAGCCTAGGCTCTGTAAATGCTGAATTGTGTCTAAAATGTATGACAGATACTCCTAGTAGCTATAAGGTGGTTAATTGGAAATCCCAGTATTGGAAGTAAGTTACTTCTTTTGCAACTGTTGGCCCCAGAGGCACCAATAACAATAAAGGCTATTGCCACGGTTATTTGTTGGGGTCCAGAACTGaacagtaagaccctattgctgaaaagGCTGCATGCTTTGGCTGCTGTACACTTGAAGAAATAAAGTTAGAACTGGGCTCAAAGTGTCTTCTTCCTGGGAGCCAGCTCCTGTAGTTCCAGAAGTTGCTACTAAGGATGCTGAGGAGAACTGGGCCTCAAAAACCCACTAACtaatcttgaattcacagagatttcccctggttctacttcctgagtgctgggattaaaagtacacACCACTACACCCAACACGCTGCATGATTTGTGATAGCACAGGCAAAAGGCACCAACTAGTGTAAAAATAGTGACTCCAACTGCTGTGTCCTGGAGACAGAGGAATGAATAGAAAGGAATGGAGACGCAGTCCCATTTGGAGCACAAAAAATACAGTTGCACAACACATATAGCCACACGTTCCCTCCATGGCTCAGGGAACCTTGGAAAAGAGGGaaatgtaagagctggaagaAGAGGTAGACTGTGCTGTGAGTGGCTGTCCTCTGAGCCAGCAACTGCTTTCCTGGAATATTCAGCTATGCCCCTCTTGCAAAAGATTATCCCTACTAGGCTTGCTGACAGTTtacatcaccccccccccagggtATTCAACTGCTCTTTGCCAACTGGCAACTCAGTACATGGTCTGGGGGAGGGGCCaggtttatacatatatatgcatatatatttatatttgtatatttattcctGCAGGGTTAGGCTTTCGAGGTGAAGCCAGATAGAGGAGATATGACCGCgcccctgtaagtaaccccttaACTATACTTTGTAaggaagcccaataaac includes:
- the Ct47c1 gene encoding cancer/testis antigen family 47 member C1, translated to MSAQGDQDPTRESPENPVALEGEGVQEAAGGSEMGHESGLDGASATPAIEEILAFHPRGVDNVGPERNQEEAGDRRGSSGAEEDSDIEPAEEEGAGEEMENIRDQDMMADHRFPMAGFLFMFMDAIHAIINRVYYNDHSTIRRPHENDRGMETPGPSASGRSSQVQVPSGPIPSTVRTTGYEARASHSLGGARSLPEIISTFPELEEPLDFEEVADHYLPEPHVYMREPAVRAAAQEQAGEEMAVQATAEEPKKEVIEHAMTSEGESHCDTRNDKFDIFEGKEEEKKEEEQKNQEHGEVSPDPADRSTGKSRFLC